The following proteins are encoded in a genomic region of Catellatospora sp. TT07R-123:
- a CDS encoding SAM-dependent methyltransferase: protein MTEPQAPSTARMIDYWLGGTNHHPVDVAAAQAFEGAYGPCADIFRSLRAFSGRAARQIAADGVDQFLVFGAGIPAQGNVHETVPGAHVLYTDFDPEIVAAGRELVAGLPNVGYAPGDAADPRGIDPGALDRALPQWRTRPVGLVFLGLAAFLDDPTLARALDQMYDLVPEGSLLAFDFDAMELTGYPEALAMMGPGFHMREPADFGALLGRWQVTADGIVPVAQWRPDGPAEQVPDAFWGGLAVK, encoded by the coding sequence ATGACCGAGCCGCAGGCCCCGAGCACCGCTCGAATGATCGACTACTGGCTGGGCGGGACGAACCACCACCCGGTCGACGTCGCCGCCGCGCAGGCGTTCGAGGGTGCGTACGGTCCCTGCGCCGACATCTTCCGGTCGCTGCGCGCCTTCTCCGGCCGGGCCGCCCGGCAGATCGCCGCCGACGGCGTCGACCAGTTCCTCGTCTTCGGCGCGGGCATCCCGGCGCAGGGCAACGTGCACGAGACCGTGCCGGGCGCCCACGTCCTCTACACCGACTTCGACCCCGAGATCGTCGCGGCGGGCCGCGAGCTGGTCGCCGGGCTGCCGAACGTCGGCTACGCGCCCGGCGACGCCGCCGACCCTCGCGGCATCGACCCCGGCGCGCTCGACCGGGCGCTGCCGCAGTGGCGCACCCGCCCGGTCGGGCTGGTCTTCCTCGGGCTGGCCGCGTTCCTCGACGACCCGACCCTGGCCCGCGCCCTGGACCAGATGTACGACCTGGTGCCCGAAGGCAGCCTGCTCGCATTCGACTTCGACGCGATGGAGCTGACCGGCTACCCCGAGGCCCTGGCGATGATGGGCCCCGGCTTCCACATGCGCGAGCCCGCCGACTTCGGCGCCCTGCTGGGCCGCTGGCAGGTCACCGCCGACGGCATCGTCCCGGTGGCGCAGTGGCGCCCCGACGGCCCCGCCGAGCAGGTCCCCGACGCCTTCTGGGGCGGCCTCGCGGTCAAGTGA
- a CDS encoding ABC transporter permease, whose product MTALLPAPTAQAERAERAAPAARTAPVRPRLTVRGLLGSVTTRSAALVALAAVWEAAPRLGLVDAVFLPPLSQVLQAWWQLAAGGELWVHLEASLVRTVAGFALAVAVAVPLGLLIGGYGPVARLLNPVLEALRNTAVLALLPVFVLILGIGETSKIAIVCYACTWPILLNTVSGVRGVDPLLLKSARSMGLRGPRLFTKVVLPAAVPAIFTGVRLAGAVSILVLIAAEMVGAKAGLGYLINYAQYNFAIPDMYAGIITISALGVAINSGLLLLERRLSPWRKDTP is encoded by the coding sequence ATGACCGCGCTGCTGCCCGCGCCCACCGCCCAGGCCGAACGGGCCGAACGGGCAGCCCCGGCCGCCCGCACCGCGCCGGTCCGACCGCGGCTGACCGTCCGGGGCCTGCTCGGCTCGGTGACCACCCGGTCGGCCGCGCTGGTCGCCCTCGCCGCCGTCTGGGAGGCCGCGCCCCGGCTGGGCCTGGTGGACGCGGTGTTCCTGCCGCCGCTGTCGCAGGTGCTGCAAGCCTGGTGGCAGCTGGCCGCCGGCGGCGAGCTCTGGGTGCACCTGGAGGCGAGCCTGGTGCGCACCGTGGCCGGATTCGCCCTCGCCGTGGCGGTCGCGGTGCCGCTGGGGCTGCTCATCGGCGGGTACGGTCCGGTGGCCCGGCTGCTCAACCCGGTGCTGGAGGCGCTGCGCAACACCGCCGTGCTGGCCCTGCTGCCGGTGTTCGTGCTCATCCTCGGCATCGGCGAGACCTCCAAGATCGCGATCGTCTGCTACGCGTGCACATGGCCGATCCTGCTCAACACCGTCAGCGGCGTACGCGGGGTGGACCCGCTGCTGCTGAAGTCGGCCCGGTCGATGGGGCTGCGCGGGCCGCGGCTGTTCACCAAGGTCGTGCTGCCCGCCGCCGTGCCCGCGATCTTCACCGGCGTCCGGCTGGCGGGGGCGGTCAGCATCCTGGTGCTGATCGCCGCCGAGATGGTCGGCGCCAAGGCCGGGCTCGGCTACCTCATCAACTACGCGCAGTACAACTTCGCGATCCCCGACATGTACGCCGGCATCATCACCATCTCCGCGCTCGGCGTCGCGATCAACTCCGGGTTGCTGCTGCTGGAGCGGCGCCTGTCACCCTGGCGAAAGGACACCCCGTGA
- a CDS encoding ABC transporter substrate-binding protein, translating to MNRRTSLRLLGLTALAGPLAACGAEAAAGGSELKQLKYQGSVGAVTLPELAADLGLLGDLTLQWVGNTISGPQDIQAATTGDTHFGGAFNGAVIKLAAAGAPIKSVISYYGTDESTFIGYYVLDGGPVRTARDLIGKKVGMNTLGAHAEAVLKTYLKRGGLSDDEIRQVELLALPPVNTEQALRAGQIDVAALGGILRDKALERGGVRKLFSDYDLIGAFNAGTYVFRKDVLAKNPTTVRTFVEGVAQAIEWTKQHPREEVVARFTDIIGRRGRTEDASALKFWKSFGISAKGGVIAERDFQTWLDWLNLTGELKGKQVKVADVYTNEYNPFRDGAR from the coding sequence ATGAACAGGCGAACCTCTCTGCGACTGCTCGGACTCACCGCGCTGGCGGGCCCGCTGGCCGCGTGCGGTGCGGAGGCCGCCGCGGGCGGCAGCGAGCTCAAGCAGCTCAAGTACCAGGGCTCGGTCGGCGCCGTCACCCTGCCGGAGCTGGCGGCCGACCTGGGCCTGCTCGGCGACCTGACCCTGCAGTGGGTCGGCAACACCATCAGCGGCCCGCAGGACATCCAGGCGGCGACCACCGGCGACACCCACTTCGGCGGCGCCTTCAACGGCGCCGTCATCAAGCTGGCCGCCGCCGGAGCCCCGATCAAGTCGGTGATCAGCTACTACGGCACGGACGAGAGCACGTTCATCGGCTATTACGTGCTCGACGGCGGTCCGGTCCGCACGGCCCGCGACCTGATCGGCAAGAAGGTCGGCATGAACACCCTCGGCGCGCACGCCGAGGCCGTGCTCAAGACCTACCTCAAGCGCGGCGGGCTGAGCGACGACGAGATCAGGCAGGTCGAGCTGCTGGCACTGCCGCCGGTCAACACCGAGCAGGCGCTGCGCGCCGGGCAGATCGACGTGGCCGCCCTGGGCGGCATCCTTCGTGACAAGGCGCTGGAGCGCGGCGGCGTCCGCAAGCTGTTCAGCGACTACGACCTGATCGGCGCGTTCAACGCGGGCACGTACGTGTTCCGCAAGGACGTGCTGGCCAAGAACCCGACCACGGTGCGCACCTTCGTCGAGGGCGTGGCGCAGGCGATCGAGTGGACGAAGCAGCACCCGCGCGAGGAGGTCGTGGCCCGGTTCACCGACATCATCGGGCGGCGCGGGCGCACCGAGGACGCCTCGGCGCTGAAGTTCTGGAAGAGCTTCGGCATCTCGGCCAAGGGCGGCGTCATCGCCGAGCGCGACTTCCAGACCTGGCTGGACTGGCTCAACCTGACCGGCGAGCTGAAGGGCAAGCAGGTCAAGGTCGCCGACGTGTACACCAACGAGTACAACCCGTTCCGGGACGGTGCCCGATGA
- a CDS encoding ABC transporter ATP-binding protein, whose translation MSSAISLTGVGKTFPGGPGRRVTALADVDLQIAAGEFFVLVGPSGCGKSTLLDLLTGLTRPDTGEISVGGRPVTGPGLDRGIVLQQYALFPWRTAQANVEFGLEAKGLPRRRRAQLAREYLHLVGLGGAADRYPHQLSGGMKQRVAIARSLAYDPDVLLLDEPFAALDAQTRDQLQEELLRIWRRTGKTIVFITHGIDEAVYLGQRVAVMTSNPGRIKQVIDVALDRGGDDVRSGADFRRYRHEIWTLLRDEVLAAQQAEADRAGARAAAEVAA comes from the coding sequence ATGAGCAGCGCCATCAGCCTCACCGGCGTGGGCAAGACGTTCCCGGGCGGTCCCGGCCGGCGGGTGACCGCGCTGGCCGACGTGGACCTGCAGATCGCGGCGGGGGAGTTCTTCGTCCTGGTCGGGCCCAGCGGTTGCGGCAAGTCGACGCTGCTGGACCTGCTCACCGGCCTGACCCGGCCCGACACCGGCGAGATCAGCGTCGGCGGCCGCCCGGTCACCGGTCCCGGTCTGGACCGGGGGATCGTGCTCCAGCAGTACGCCCTGTTCCCGTGGCGCACCGCGCAGGCCAACGTGGAGTTCGGGCTGGAGGCCAAGGGGCTGCCGCGGCGGCGGCGGGCGCAGCTGGCCCGCGAGTACCTGCACCTGGTGGGGCTGGGCGGCGCGGCCGACCGGTACCCGCACCAGCTGTCGGGCGGGATGAAGCAGCGGGTCGCGATCGCGCGCAGCCTGGCCTACGACCCCGACGTGCTGCTGCTGGACGAACCGTTCGCGGCCCTGGACGCCCAGACCCGCGACCAGTTGCAGGAGGAGCTGCTGCGGATCTGGCGGCGTACGGGCAAGACGATCGTGTTCATCACGCACGGCATCGACGAGGCGGTCTACCTCGGGCAGCGGGTGGCGGTGATGACGTCCAACCCCGGCCGGATCAAGCAGGTCATCGACGTCGCACTGGACCGGGGCGGCGACGACGTCCGCTCGGGCGCCGACTTCCGCCGGTACCGGCACGAGATCTGGACCCTGCTGCGCGACGAGGTCCTGGCCGCGCAGCAGGCCGAAGCCGACCGGGCCGGTGCCCGTGCCGCGGCGGAGGTGGCCGCATGA
- a CDS encoding AAA family ATPase, translated as MRDAPRFIGREPQLDVLHRAWTAARQGQTRVVAVEGEAGIGKTALLRHFRTLAAPHAHRWVSGDPDETALPWAVLGRLVPGVEAADVAYAGRAVARELGQAGELLIVVDDAHWADQPSLTALRLALRSMTADPVLVVLASQADTGVAADDGWRRIVDGDRGERLVLRGLDAAELTRFALAGGHPLSPAGAARLHEHTAGHPLHAQHVLDRVPPRVLAHGDGPLPAPAGVSAVIADRVAALSPAARRLVEAGAVLGTEFPLRQARELADLAPAAGAVAEAVAARLLSEVPGAGGHELAFTATLSRSVVYHGLDPSRRRELHRRAAEVDHARAVAHLVAGADGPDEELAQRVAAEAAALAGQQAPGRQAHQAAAYLRHSADLTPPGPARTVRLFAACEALLVAGDLRAADGYAAEISALPPAPWRDYLCGYHAMVSGRTAEARQLLERALAGADGELTARVAVQLAVIAIVDTDYDAMIGHGRTALSAAREPSVASFAWFARSVGLTLTGAGQQALAELPAQPPGLDGLVARGMIRLWTDDLAGAYADLSGAVARAVRGEALRVGQAPAYLGETEFRRGNIAEAVLHTTLAVGDAEANGRVWDFSLVHALAAYPLAAQGDPAAVEHAEQARTWARRIGSRAAQTYAALAQAAVSDAAGDLDGLLAAATAFERVYDSREPGTHLFGPLLADALARTGRAEAAQAALDRFTARPVVRVSARAAVARVQARLLAARGDLAGAVARCAAAQAFAETAGLPLEAARAAALSAGYLVGAGRRAAAERAWRFAHDRYADRGAHAYADRVRADADAAGLPLTGGAVWQNLTPAERAVVNLVCEGLSNREIAARLVLSPKTVETHLSSAFRRLDVTGRAELRSLAAAGPGWSPPNSGVAP; from the coding sequence ATGCGCGACGCCCCGCGCTTCATCGGCCGTGAACCGCAACTGGACGTGCTGCACCGCGCCTGGACTGCGGCCCGTCAGGGACAGACCCGGGTCGTCGCCGTCGAGGGCGAGGCCGGGATCGGCAAGACCGCCCTGCTGCGCCACTTCCGTACGCTCGCCGCGCCGCACGCCCACCGGTGGGTGTCCGGCGACCCGGACGAGACCGCGCTGCCCTGGGCGGTGCTGGGCCGGCTCGTCCCGGGCGTCGAGGCCGCCGACGTCGCCTACGCCGGCCGCGCCGTGGCCCGCGAGCTGGGCCAGGCCGGGGAGCTGCTGATCGTCGTCGACGACGCGCACTGGGCCGACCAGCCGTCGCTGACCGCGCTGCGGCTGGCCCTGCGGTCGATGACCGCCGACCCGGTGCTGGTCGTGCTCGCCAGCCAGGCCGACACCGGGGTCGCCGCGGACGACGGCTGGCGCCGGATCGTCGACGGCGACCGCGGCGAGCGCCTGGTCCTGCGCGGCCTGGACGCCGCCGAGCTGACCCGGTTCGCGCTGGCCGGCGGGCATCCGCTGTCGCCCGCGGGCGCCGCGCGCCTGCACGAGCACACCGCCGGGCACCCGCTGCACGCCCAGCACGTGCTCGACCGGGTGCCGCCCCGGGTGCTGGCCCACGGCGACGGCCCGCTGCCCGCCCCGGCGGGCGTGTCGGCGGTCATCGCCGACCGGGTCGCCGCGCTCAGCCCGGCGGCGCGGCGCCTGGTCGAGGCCGGTGCCGTGCTCGGTACGGAGTTCCCGCTGCGCCAGGCCCGGGAACTGGCCGACCTCGCCCCAGCGGCCGGCGCCGTCGCCGAGGCGGTCGCGGCCCGGCTGCTCAGCGAGGTGCCGGGCGCGGGCGGGCACGAGCTCGCGTTCACGGCGACCCTGTCCCGGTCGGTCGTCTACCACGGACTCGACCCGAGCCGCCGCCGGGAGCTGCACCGCCGCGCCGCCGAGGTCGACCATGCCCGTGCCGTCGCGCACCTGGTCGCGGGCGCCGACGGCCCCGACGAAGAGCTCGCGCAGCGGGTCGCCGCCGAGGCGGCGGCGCTGGCCGGGCAGCAGGCGCCCGGACGGCAGGCGCACCAGGCGGCGGCATACCTGCGGCACAGCGCCGACCTCACCCCGCCCGGCCCGGCCCGGACCGTGCGGCTGTTCGCCGCGTGCGAGGCGCTGCTGGTCGCGGGCGACCTGCGCGCCGCCGACGGGTACGCCGCCGAGATCAGCGCCCTGCCGCCCGCACCGTGGCGGGACTACCTGTGCGGATACCACGCCATGGTCAGCGGCCGCACGGCCGAGGCCAGGCAGCTGCTGGAACGGGCGCTGGCCGGGGCGGACGGCGAGCTGACGGCCCGGGTCGCGGTCCAGCTGGCGGTCATCGCGATCGTGGACACCGACTACGACGCGATGATCGGCCACGGCCGGACCGCGCTGTCGGCGGCCCGCGAGCCGTCGGTGGCGTCGTTCGCGTGGTTCGCCCGGTCGGTCGGGCTGACCCTGACCGGCGCCGGGCAGCAGGCGCTGGCCGAGCTGCCGGCGCAGCCGCCGGGGCTGGACGGGCTGGTGGCCCGGGGCATGATCCGGCTGTGGACCGACGACCTCGCCGGGGCGTACGCGGACCTGTCCGGCGCGGTCGCCCGCGCGGTGCGGGGCGAGGCGCTGCGCGTCGGCCAGGCGCCGGCATACCTGGGGGAGACCGAGTTCCGGCGCGGCAACATCGCCGAGGCGGTGCTGCACACCACCCTCGCGGTCGGCGACGCCGAGGCCAACGGGCGGGTGTGGGACTTCTCGCTCGTGCACGCGCTGGCCGCGTACCCGCTGGCGGCGCAGGGCGACCCGGCCGCGGTGGAGCACGCCGAGCAGGCCCGGACCTGGGCCCGGCGGATCGGTTCGCGGGCCGCGCAGACGTACGCGGCGCTGGCCCAGGCCGCCGTCAGCGACGCCGCCGGGGACCTGGACGGGCTGCTGGCGGCTGCGACCGCGTTCGAGCGCGTCTACGACTCCCGCGAACCGGGCACCCACCTGTTCGGACCGCTGCTGGCCGACGCGCTGGCCCGGACCGGCCGGGCCGAGGCCGCGCAGGCGGCGCTCGACCGCTTCACCGCCCGGCCGGTCGTGCGAGTGTCGGCCCGTGCCGCCGTCGCCCGGGTCCAGGCCCGGCTCCTCGCCGCCCGGGGCGATCTGGCCGGTGCGGTGGCGCGCTGCGCCGCGGCCCAGGCCTTCGCCGAGACGGCCGGGCTGCCGCTGGAGGCGGCGCGCGCCGCGGCGCTGAGCGCGGGCTACCTGGTCGGGGCGGGCCGCCGCGCCGCGGCCGAACGGGCCTGGCGGTTCGCCCACGACCGGTACGCCGACCGGGGCGCGCACGCCTACGCCGACCGGGTCCGGGCCGACGCCGACGCCGCCGGGCTGCCGCTGACCGGCGGCGCGGTGTGGCAGAACCTGACCCCGGCCGAGCGGGCGGTGGTGAACCTGGTCTGCGAAGGACTGTCCAACCGGGAGATCGCCGCCCGGCTGGTGCTCAGCCCCAAGACCGTCGAAACGCATCTGAGCAGCGCTTTCCGGCGGCTGGACGTCACCGGGCGGGCCGAGCTGCGGTCGCTGGCCGCCGCCGGGCCGGGGTGGTCGCCGCCGAACTCCGGGGTCGCGCCCTGA
- a CDS encoding LLM class flavin-dependent oxidoreductase, which translates to MTTRRQLHLNAFLMGVGHHEAAWRLDRADPSKVADVRHFQHLAQTAERGLLDSVFLADGLATWNNVRRNVSSVFEPLTLLAAIAAVTEHIGLIATASTTYNEPFHLARKFASLDHISGGRAGWNIVTSGTEREAQNFNRSVLPTHAWRYERAAEFVEVALRLWDSWDAEALRYDKDGGVFADTDLVREVNHVGDHFAVRGPLNVPRSPQGRPLLVQAGSSEDGKDFAARYAEAVFTAQQTLADGQAFYADVKARALALGRDPDQLLILPGIAPVLGATRAEADALARELEELIIPEYALAQLSSLLNTDLSGHPLDGPLPELPDETSTEGMQSRYRLVVDLARREDLTIRQLLGRLGGGRGHRVVAGTPVQIADEIELWFTQGAADGFNIMPPHLPGGLAEFVDQVVPILQERGLFRTAYTGTNLREHYGLPPVPSLIRQEALV; encoded by the coding sequence GTGACCACCCGACGGCAGCTCCATCTCAACGCGTTCCTGATGGGCGTCGGCCATCACGAGGCCGCCTGGCGCCTGGACCGCGCCGACCCGAGCAAGGTCGCCGACGTACGCCACTTCCAGCACCTGGCCCAGACCGCCGAGCGCGGCCTGCTCGACTCGGTGTTCCTCGCCGACGGGCTCGCCACCTGGAACAACGTACGCCGCAACGTCTCCAGCGTGTTCGAGCCGCTGACGCTGCTGGCGGCCATCGCGGCGGTCACCGAGCACATCGGCCTGATCGCGACCGCGTCGACGACCTACAACGAGCCGTTCCACCTGGCCCGCAAGTTCGCCTCGCTGGACCACATCAGCGGCGGCCGGGCCGGCTGGAACATCGTCACCTCCGGCACCGAGCGGGAGGCGCAGAACTTCAACCGCAGCGTGCTGCCCACCCACGCCTGGCGCTACGAGCGGGCCGCGGAGTTCGTCGAGGTGGCGCTGCGGCTGTGGGACAGCTGGGACGCCGAGGCGCTGCGCTACGACAAGGACGGCGGCGTCTTCGCCGACACCGACCTGGTCCGCGAGGTCAACCACGTCGGCGACCACTTCGCCGTACGCGGGCCGCTGAACGTGCCGCGCTCGCCGCAGGGGCGGCCGCTGCTGGTGCAGGCGGGCTCGTCGGAGGACGGCAAGGACTTCGCCGCCCGGTACGCCGAGGCCGTCTTCACCGCGCAGCAGACCCTCGCCGACGGGCAGGCGTTCTACGCCGACGTCAAGGCACGCGCGCTGGCCCTGGGCCGCGACCCCGACCAGCTGCTCATCCTGCCCGGCATCGCCCCGGTGCTCGGCGCCACGCGGGCCGAGGCCGACGCCCTGGCGCGGGAGCTGGAAGAGCTGATCATCCCGGAGTACGCGCTGGCGCAGCTGTCGTCGCTGCTCAACACGGACCTGTCCGGGCACCCGCTGGACGGCCCGCTGCCCGAGCTGCCGGACGAGACCTCGACCGAGGGCATGCAGAGCCGCTACCGGCTGGTGGTGGACCTGGCCCGCCGGGAGGACCTGACCATCCGGCAGCTGCTCGGGCGGCTCGGCGGCGGCCGCGGCCACCGGGTCGTCGCGGGCACGCCGGTGCAGATCGCCGACGAGATCGAACTGTGGTTCACCCAGGGTGCCGCGGACGGGTTCAACATCATGCCGCCGCACCTGCCGGGCGGGCTGGCCGAGTTCGTCGACCAGGTCGTGCCGATCCTGCAGGAGCGGGGGCTGTTCCGCACCGCGTACACGGGGACGAACCTGCGCGAGCACTACGGCCTGCCGCCGGTGCCGAGCCTGATCCGCCAGGAGGCCCTGGTATGA
- a CDS encoding AraC family transcriptional regulator, which yields MSLPLHEFIAPQSLAVPFAVDTFAAYGPMSHAPFAHRHTFYEVAVVRAGTGSHVVDLAAYPLRPPQLAVVLPGRSHHWQDVSGLDGWLVLFDEPFLAGCPQVRELLHQLGRRPCVALDPQDADEALAVLARMRREYVAPAAGSLGVLQAYLHILLAKAARTGGAAPVAAVAGQRAELAARFLDLLARPGAGRCSVRECAAALGVSTGYLGEAVRDATGRPPSELLRHALVVEAMRLLAGTGSSIAQIARELGFADQAYFCRFFRRETGSSAGEFRRSVSWTWRGDGENTTIT from the coding sequence ATGTCCCTGCCGCTGCATGAGTTCATCGCGCCGCAGTCGCTGGCGGTCCCGTTCGCCGTCGACACGTTCGCCGCGTACGGGCCGATGTCGCACGCGCCGTTCGCCCACCGGCACACCTTCTACGAGGTCGCCGTGGTCCGGGCGGGCACCGGCAGCCACGTGGTGGACCTGGCGGCGTATCCGCTGCGGCCGCCGCAGCTGGCGGTGGTGCTGCCGGGCCGCAGCCACCACTGGCAGGACGTGTCCGGGCTGGACGGCTGGCTGGTGCTGTTCGACGAGCCGTTCCTGGCCGGGTGCCCGCAGGTGCGCGAACTGCTGCACCAGCTCGGCCGCCGCCCGTGCGTGGCACTGGACCCGCAGGACGCCGACGAGGCGCTGGCGGTCTTGGCGCGGATGCGCCGGGAGTACGTCGCACCCGCCGCGGGTTCGCTCGGGGTGCTCCAGGCGTACCTGCACATCCTGCTGGCCAAGGCGGCCCGCACTGGCGGTGCGGCGCCCGTGGCGGCCGTGGCGGGGCAGCGGGCGGAACTGGCCGCGCGCTTCCTGGACCTGCTGGCCAGGCCCGGCGCGGGGCGCTGCTCGGTGCGCGAGTGCGCGGCGGCGCTCGGGGTGTCGACGGGCTATCTGGGTGAGGCGGTCCGGGACGCGACCGGCCGCCCGCCCAGCGAGCTGTTGCGGCACGCGCTGGTGGTGGAGGCGATGCGGCTGCTGGCGGGCACCGGGTCGAGCATCGCGCAGATCGCGCGGGAGCTGGGGTTCGCCGACCAGGCCTACTTCTGCCGGTTCTTCCGGCGGGAGACGGGGTCGAGCGCGGGGGAGTTCCGGCGGTCGGTGTCGTGGACGTGGCGCGGCGATGGCGAAAACACCACGATCACCTGA
- a CDS encoding DUF998 domain-containing protein — MTAVATTTARPTVTPAPAAAGTRTLLACAAVAAPLWAVVSLVQAATRAGFDLTRHPLSMLSTGSLGWLQITNFLVCGLLTVIGATGLARVMPSRWAPRLVRVNGLGMIAAGVFSMDAADGFPAGTPAGVPASLSWHSYAHFASGTVAFAALIAACYVLARRYSRAGDRAVAVTSRIAGTAALVGNLWAMSGGKGGSLTLAVGVISAMLWISVVAARHLRAR; from the coding sequence ATGACCGCCGTCGCCACCACGACCGCCCGCCCGACCGTCACCCCCGCCCCCGCCGCCGCCGGCACCCGTACGCTGCTGGCCTGCGCGGCCGTCGCCGCCCCGCTCTGGGCGGTCGTCAGCCTGGTCCAGGCGGCAACCCGTGCGGGCTTCGACCTGACCCGCCACCCGCTCAGCATGCTGAGCACCGGCTCGCTGGGCTGGCTCCAGATCACCAACTTCCTCGTCTGCGGCCTGCTCACCGTCATCGGGGCCACGGGCCTGGCCCGGGTCATGCCCAGCCGGTGGGCGCCGCGGCTGGTCCGTGTCAACGGGCTCGGCATGATCGCCGCCGGGGTCTTCTCGATGGACGCGGCCGACGGCTTCCCGGCCGGCACGCCCGCCGGGGTGCCCGCGTCGCTCAGCTGGCACAGCTACGCTCACTTCGCCTCCGGGACCGTCGCCTTCGCCGCTCTGATCGCCGCCTGCTACGTGCTGGCCCGCCGGTACAGCCGCGCCGGTGACCGCGCCGTCGCCGTCACCTCCCGGATCGCCGGGACCGCCGCGCTGGTGGGCAACCTGTGGGCGATGTCCGGCGGCAAGGGCGGCTCGCTCACGCTGGCCGTCGGTGTCATCAGCGCGATGCTGTGGATCTCGGTGGTGGCCGCCCGCCACCTGCGCGCCCGCTGA
- a CDS encoding YciI family protein produces the protein MRFLMTSMATDQAPDEKLFAEMAKFIDEMTAAGVLLATGGLERGGVRLTSSGDEITVTDGPFAEAKEAVAGFALIEVRSREEAIELGRRFRSIVGDGVSMIQQVFGP, from the coding sequence ATGCGCTTCCTGATGACGTCCATGGCCACCGACCAGGCCCCCGACGAGAAGCTGTTCGCCGAGATGGCGAAGTTCATCGACGAGATGACCGCCGCGGGCGTGCTGCTGGCCACCGGCGGGCTGGAGCGCGGCGGCGTGCGGCTGACCTCGTCCGGCGACGAGATCACCGTGACCGACGGGCCGTTCGCCGAGGCCAAGGAGGCCGTGGCCGGGTTCGCCCTGATCGAGGTCCGGTCCCGGGAGGAGGCGATCGAGCTCGGTCGCCGCTTCCGCAGCATCGTCGGCGACGGCGTGAGCATGATCCAGCAGGTCTTCGGGCCGTAG
- a CDS encoding carbohydrate-binding protein produces the protein MTEEQPRPPGISRKTLLRAAMVAPAVPLLVGAVPALARTPSGQPLAATPEACDDDDLTPPQMEGPYFKPGSPLRTSMVDGPGTALTLTGYVVGLACQPIAGALLDFWQADNGGNYDNVGNRFRAHQFSDAQGRFTLTAIVPGLYPGRTRHIHVKVQAPGRPILTAQLYFPNEPRNATDTLYDPALLMNVQTVGSGRQATFDFVLNVPGTPSSPSPKPPASPTPTTPSGGTWQPYVSYSVGAQVTYGGATYACQIAHTSLPGWEPPNTPALWRLR, from the coding sequence ATGACCGAGGAGCAACCCCGTCCGCCGGGGATCTCACGCAAGACCCTGCTGCGCGCGGCGATGGTCGCGCCCGCCGTGCCGCTGCTGGTGGGCGCGGTGCCCGCACTGGCCCGCACCCCTTCCGGGCAGCCGCTCGCGGCCACGCCGGAGGCCTGCGACGACGACGACCTGACGCCGCCGCAGATGGAGGGGCCGTACTTCAAGCCGGGTTCGCCGCTGCGCACCTCGATGGTCGACGGGCCCGGCACCGCGCTGACGCTGACCGGCTACGTCGTCGGCCTGGCCTGCCAGCCGATCGCCGGGGCGCTGCTGGACTTCTGGCAGGCCGACAACGGCGGCAACTACGACAACGTCGGCAACCGGTTCCGCGCGCACCAGTTCAGCGACGCGCAGGGCCGGTTCACGCTGACCGCGATCGTGCCGGGGCTGTACCCGGGCCGTACCCGGCACATCCACGTCAAGGTGCAGGCGCCGGGCCGGCCGATCCTGACCGCGCAGCTGTACTTCCCGAACGAGCCGCGCAACGCCACCGACACCCTGTACGACCCGGCGCTGCTCATGAACGTGCAGACGGTCGGCTCGGGCCGGCAGGCGACGTTCGACTTCGTGCTCAACGTGCCGGGCACCCCGTCGTCGCCGTCGCCCAAGCCGCCCGCGTCGCCCACACCCACCACGCCGAGCGGTGGCACGTGGCAGCCGTACGTGTCCTACTCGGTCGGTGCGCAGGTCACCTACGGCGGCGCCACGTACGCCTGCCAGATCGCGCACACGTCGCTGCCCGGCTGGGAGCCCCCGAACACCCCAGCCCTGTGGCGCCTGCGCTGA